TTCCAATCTTTTATTGGTAGCTATATCTAATACtttattagatttaaaatatcatGATTTTCCTAGTTCAATATATAGTTATGTTCAAAGTATACCCCCACTTATTACAAAAATTTGTATCACcttgaataattatattaatcttAGCTTTACAATTTGTAATAGAAAGTACTcttgaatttaataaattttttaacctAGATACTTTGGTATGACTTTTAGCGCATTTCATTGTCTCAATTTCTACCATTTAATTTGGAAATACAGAAACCAATACTTCATCTTCGGATGAAAACGACACTCCAATTTCAGGAGAATTTACCTTTTTTAAACTTGTCGATCCTTTTAAAATTTGACGAGTCTTGATTTTGCATTGTTGTTATTTTGAATCACTTCATTTGaatcttttttcctttttccaTAATATCTTCTTTATCTAAATTTATGAAGAGGTACATGCAATTagcaattattaaaaaaaaaataactataatattttgaccaaaataaaaaaaaaattactcacTACTAATATGTTTAATACGGTGATAATCTAAGTCTTTAAGTTTGTTAAAGGGATAgagattataaaaaatagaaaataaaaaatattagataaatatttatatatcataaaaaataaaaaataaaatattaataaattaaaataaaattataagataaaaaagaaatcgaaaaatatttaataaataaaataatttgaaaagtcataaaaaaaactaatataaaagaGATAAGTAATAgttggaaagaaagaaaaaaaattaattaataaatataccccattatattttattcaaaatattattaaaatattaatgtgcatattctttttaattttgagttatatatttaatgtgaaatattattttaaaatttgaattatttttaagtgAGGAAATACattaattagtataaaataaaataaaaataattaataagagaaataaattatttagtataaattagtGAGAGagaatagataaattaattaattcgatCATccaatagtatatatatatatatatatatatataaataaagttttaagtTGGTCACTCAATTTTTATTAGTGATggttgtattatatttatttttattttattttcttaaatatttcttatgtaaaaaaatattttattttatatttactctATTCTAAAATCACCCCTATCCTTTttcctttatataattttagttgcTTCTTCGTAAAACattaaaaccatttttttaaaattaattttcacttttattaattatatattacagattttatttttacaaatatttatttccttttattttatatttttatttatagaattaataattatttattcattacaatttagtaattaattacctattacaatttcatataatttcttatgataattaaatttattcctacttaattttttattcataattttataatatttcattcattatatactttaaattaatcttattaattttttattggtatacttctattttttaaatattttaaaattccttaaaaaaattgaagtgagatcatttatttattaaataaatattaaaaagttaatgtaaaaacttaaatatatatatttatatttataggaatattatttttattaaaatattctttcgtaaaataaaatagtgaaacCATGTCTTTctatcataattaatatatatatcatttttatttttaaaattatgaaatatttaatattttaatataataaataataacttttattttttaaaaaataatataaatatatccataattatatatatatcacatacCGTGTCATTGATTggaaaatgagagagaaaagagaaaaaagagagaaaagtgggaaattatttgattttttcagctaaGATTATGgcaagtcattctctcaccaaattccctccctctatcactactcatatatatatatatatatatatatatatatatatatatatatatatatatatatatatatttatatttatatttaaatttatatttatatttaaatttaaatttattaaatgaatgacaaataattattaataagggttgcaaatcaattaatataaagaaaaagaaaaaaattattagagaatataaagatttatgaaTACAAAAGAATTTacatcaatttaaattattttatagatagtataaatatatttatagttatatatatatataatcatatatatcaatatatcaatatatttaattgtatatttatatataatacatataaatttaaattatccaaaagcctatattattaatcaataattatttcttttataattaattaatatttattttattatcattttattctcCACTTATATTTTAAGGGGGTGCTTAATTCAAATAAAGGAATGAGAATAGGATTGAGATTAATAGATGTGTGGAATGAGAATGAgtatgattgatagaagtgtaATGTTTGGTTAAGAGTTTTAATCATTCTCATTATCATTGATATCGTTTGgatttataagagaaaatttataaatataattttgttattaaaattatgattaattttaattttattaaattaaaaatataaaatatttttatttttataatataattgtttaaaatatataaaatatttaagtgacataatttaataaaatataaacatctaatattttttcatattaattatattttttcaaaataaaaatacttataacaaaaaaaatgttgaatgttttaattttttactaattataaataaataattatctattaaatataaataatataaaacaaagtctttcaaatattatatacattaaattaaatataacattttatttaataatgtattataacatggtataatttttttaataataattttcattaaaatatttcatatttaattttttaatattttttatataaaatttttattttatttttagttttatattttaattaatttatattaagtttattattaatatataatatttaaaattaattatataaaattaattatgttattattagttattgtaattattattcaaattttattttaaattattccttaataatatttaaataattaaaattatttatttataaataaataaaatttattattatgttgattataaaataacgtataatataattataaaatatgcaAATTGCTTTTCCCACCCCTTCTTATATTCCCACTCCTGCTCCACTCcttaattaactcaaaaattacttatttaaccatttctttttttcttatatatttacctttcttatcttatttattttacttattttattttattaaattattatgtttttttatcattaaatataattaattaattaatttttaatattttatttctattttatatatttaattaaaaatacaaaatattattatttttatcttataattataattatttaaaatatataaaatattagagtgtgtcttgatttaataaaatataaatatttaatattttattatattaattatatgtatttatattaaaatatttataaaaataatagttgaatatttaattttttataaataaaattatctattaaacaataattaataattaaattagtacacatttcaatattaatatattttaaataattataatatataaaaaaaatattttgtatttttaattaaataaataaagttaaataaaaaacatattaaaaattaattaattaattatatttaataaaaaaaacttaataattaaaaaaaataagtaaaataaataaaataagaaagataaatatataaaattgatatggATAAGTACCTcccataaaatatatatgatattaaaattataattataagaaagaaaataggAGAGTGAAGATAATGTGAGAGAAAATGTATCGCTTGAAATGTGATTCATTCCTCGAATTTAGAGAGGATTGGATGATTCCTGAGTATACGAGTATACGGAATGTGATTCATTCCTCCCAATTTAGAAAGGATTGGATGATTTTCTGAATATACAGTAATCAAATCAATATCTTGGAATCAAAACCACCAAGTAAAcatctcatttcatttcattctctTTTCCATTACCAATCAGTAAATCTATCATTTAAACCTTcctttattgtttatttatgtataaattaaaataataaaaaaaatgataagtgaaaatatataaaaaaaaattaaagagaaaaataattatcactggagactaaaaaagaaataaatttaaaaatcaaattattatgaaaaagcaaattaataaatgattgaaaaagaagaaagattattgtgaataattaattatttgttagaatttaattattaattacttctgataagaaaaaatatataatttataatatattaaagagaaaaaataaaattatatagaagTGAGAGAAAAAGaggaataaatataaaaatgaatttttgcaacaaaataaataaataaattattaaaaaaagatatagTGAAAGATtcttgtaaataattaattaattttaataattaatgacctattataataaaaaaataatatatataagaaagtaaaaaataaaattaatttaagaaaaaaaataaatgtatataatattaaaaataaattaatgtgaaaaaagggaattaaattattaagggAGAGAGAAggaaaaaatattctaagtaaaatactttaaaattaaaatagtgtttagttcttcattaattctttgcctattaaaaaaaatattttaatatcccATTCCATAAAAGTTTATAacataatgaaaatttaaatcatCTCTCTTAATAATTCCAGCAAGTTTTGTATAcaactaataattattattaaaacccGAAACACCACCACCTTTACTAATTTAATCCGGTCCGCTCTTAACTAGCCACAATGAAGAGCAGATTTGATCCTCCGAATCCTTTGAGACATCAAGTTGTTTATGTATTCAATCAACTCCATCGAGATGTTCATATTCCCCGGACTATTCTTCGTCAATATTTGGAACGCAACTGTCATCGTACATGTATCCTTCTCGCATTCTCTCCTTCTGATATTTGGGATGATGGAAAATCCATTCGGAAGTATCTCCACCGAGCTTGAATCCTGGCCGCTCATCACCACCTGCATCACCGGTAAGTTCACCATCCCATACACTAACATGGATCCCGACTCGTCTGACTGTGTCTCTTGCACTATAGGCACAACCTTTTGATTATTTCTATCAATTAAAACCTAACAATCAAACAACAATAAACatagaattaattatataaatgaatatttaatgtGATTGTTCGGTAGACTAAATACCGTCGTGCGAAGAAAACAGACGCGGTTGAGTTCGTCGTCATTGCTCTTGTTGATTCGAGCCAACTCTTGTATTGGCATGGTGTATTGTACCTCCTCCCATTCTCCCCTTCTATGTTTATTGCTTAGGAAATCAAACAGACATCGATGGGAAAGGGGCATCCAGACCGAATTTGTGGCACACAGCACCACCCCAGTTGGCTCACCTGGATTATCGATGTTATTGTTATTGCGTATAGTCAGCCTGGTTTCCCCGGCTTGGACTAGCTGCCATTGGTGCACAGTCGAGCATAAACCGAAACCGAAGCTACGCACCATTCTATGAGCCATACTAACCATGCTTCTCTTAGTCTTAGTGGACTGACTAACCATCCCTGAGAAAAGAACTAAACACTGATCAAGTGAGTCTTAGTTATTATATACTAACACTAATAATAACTTGTGTAAATGATTTGTCTGTGAAAACTCAAATTCATGACAATAAGAACCATGAGGAAATGAATACAAATATTACCACTAGTTTGATCTTGAGTGGAGGCTGGAGGAGTGGAGATTATCGCCAAGCATAGGCATTGTCTTTGAAGTGAGGCAAGCCACCTTTGAGCACCAAAAGACGAACTACAACTCATGACTCCTAACGGATGAATAACCTCGTTCTCTTCGTAATCCAAATGCTCCACCCAGGTGACCTGAAAAACATCCC
This is a stretch of genomic DNA from Impatiens glandulifera chromosome 4, dImpGla2.1, whole genome shotgun sequence. It encodes these proteins:
- the LOC124934897 gene encoding homeobox-leucine zipper protein HDG1-like; protein product: MLKESLKTSLCTKCDGSRNPSDHSSMEEQRLRLQIHRLNEELSKMTGLAQRCLGRPIMSFDLSNSAPIGQVPAPLPPVMPTISLAGDVSQNQLENSPFLKLAEKAMEELAKLVSINSPLWTQTGCEGGGGVVETLNLEEYIKSFPPCLETKPNKNSTRYATRASGIVAAKSSSILNSLMDEAGNRTLQMMDAELQALSPIVPVWKVKFIRFCRQIAEGVWGMVDVSIEHSHETSSIVNCRRFPSGCVLQEMPNNFSRVTWVEHLDYEENEVIHPLGVMSCSSSFGAQRWLASLQRQCLCLAIISTPPASTQDQTSGMVSQSTKTKRSMVSMAHRMVRSFGFGLCSTVHQWQLVQAGETRLTIRNNNNIDNPGEPTGVVLCATNSVWMPLSHRCLFDFLSNKHRRGEWEEVQYTMPIQELARINKSNDDELNRVLIDRNNQKVVPIVQETQSDESGSMLVYGMVNLPVMQVVMSGQDSSSVEILPNGFSIIPNIRRRECEKDTCTMTVAFQILTKNSPGNMNISMELIEYINNLMSQRIRRIKSALHCG